Proteins encoded together in one Acidimicrobiales bacterium window:
- a CDS encoding putative glycoside hydrolase: protein MKKDRNRGPNRRGGSLGFGPRSLHLERDDRRPDRRTRFRRLRRLDFGAVFAWVLGVGTIVLVLVLGYKGTRVHVDQAGLDDDSALNALSVAALDVRITFESTDEAKESQLRFDGEPVEEPEIEGKVLRWKPPADLEEGGHRLELEVPRALLSNAQFRWDFTLDTTPPTIEAPPVVEAVDIDQPAEVAGKVEEGATLRVGGRRAEVADDGAFSVSFPQPPAGAVVFEAVDAAGNRATTSVVVPVTYPAVRSVHVTAAAWSEPALRNRVLQLIDEKRIDAVQLDLKDETGVVGFDTDVPLAHQIGAVTEYYDLDAAVAAITDRGARVVGRVAAFKDPKLAQAAWAAGRREQVIQAPGGGPYNEPGQFTNFANAEVQRYNLDVALDAVERGVHDIVWDEVRRPGDDPTNVVVPGVQGSASEALVGFLAGAHTELRRRGAYQGVGVLGLSVDRGDLVDQDVAQMARHVDYVVPTIHPAYWGNGEFGVANPVRQPGDLVARVVSRFGEVTQNSGARFVPSLQDFSARGIGYGDAEIRAQIDAARAAGAVGFVLWDPSVTYTASALDPRP from the coding sequence ATGAAGAAGGACCGGAACCGGGGCCCGAACCGCCGCGGCGGATCGCTCGGTTTCGGGCCGCGCTCGCTGCACCTCGAGCGCGACGATCGGCGGCCGGACCGGCGCACCCGCTTCCGTCGCCTGCGCCGGCTCGACTTCGGGGCGGTGTTCGCCTGGGTGCTCGGCGTCGGCACGATCGTGCTGGTGCTGGTGCTCGGCTACAAGGGCACGCGCGTCCACGTCGACCAGGCGGGCCTCGACGACGACAGCGCCCTCAACGCCCTCAGCGTCGCCGCGCTCGACGTGCGCATCACCTTCGAGTCGACCGACGAGGCCAAGGAGTCGCAGCTCCGCTTCGACGGCGAGCCCGTCGAGGAGCCGGAGATCGAGGGCAAGGTCCTGCGCTGGAAGCCGCCCGCCGACCTGGAGGAGGGTGGCCATCGGCTGGAGCTGGAGGTGCCCCGGGCCCTGCTGAGCAACGCCCAGTTCCGCTGGGACTTCACGCTCGACACCACCCCGCCCACGATCGAGGCGCCGCCGGTGGTCGAGGCCGTCGACATCGACCAGCCCGCCGAGGTGGCCGGCAAGGTGGAGGAAGGGGCGACGCTGCGGGTGGGCGGCCGCCGCGCGGAGGTGGCCGACGACGGCGCCTTCTCCGTGTCGTTCCCCCAGCCGCCGGCCGGAGCGGTGGTGTTCGAAGCGGTCGACGCCGCCGGCAACCGGGCCACCACCAGCGTCGTCGTGCCGGTCACCTACCCCGCCGTGCGCTCCGTCCACGTCACCGCGGCGGCCTGGAGCGAGCCGGCCCTGCGGAACCGCGTCCTGCAGCTGATCGACGAGAAGCGCATCGACGCCGTGCAACTCGACCTCAAGGACGAGACCGGCGTCGTCGGCTTCGACACCGACGTGCCGCTCGCCCACCAGATCGGCGCCGTCACCGAGTACTACGACCTCGACGCGGCCGTCGCCGCCATCACCGACCGCGGCGCCCGGGTGGTCGGCCGGGTGGCGGCCTTCAAGGACCCCAAGCTGGCCCAGGCGGCGTGGGCGGCGGGCCGGCGGGAGCAGGTGATCCAGGCGCCGGGGGGCGGTCCGTACAACGAGCCCGGCCAGTTCACGAACTTCGCCAACGCCGAGGTGCAGCGCTACAACCTCGACGTCGCCCTCGACGCCGTCGAGCGGGGCGTGCACGACATCGTGTGGGACGAGGTTCGCCGTCCGGGCGACGATCCCACCAACGTGGTCGTGCCCGGGGTGCAGGGCTCGGCCAGCGAGGCGCTGGTCGGCTTCCTCGCCGGCGCCCACACGGAGCTGCGCCGGCGGGGTGCCTACCAGGGGGTCGGGGTGCTGGGCCTGTCGGTCGACCGGGGCGACCTCGTCGACCAGGACGTGGCCCAGATGGCCCGCCACGTCGACTACGTGGTGCCCACCATCCACCCCGCCTACTGGGGCAACGGCGAGTTCGGCGTCGCCAACCCCGTCCGCCAGCCCGGCGACCTGGTGGCCCGGGTCGTCAGCCGCTTCGGCGAGGTGACCCAGAACAGCGGTGCCCGGTTCGTCCCGTCGCTGCAGGACTTCAGCGCCCGCGGCATCGGCTACGGCGACGCCGAGATCCGCGCCCAGATCGACGCGGCGCGCGCCGCGGGCGCGGTCGGCTTCGTCCTCTGGGACCCCTCGGTCACCTACACGGCGAGCGCTCTGGACCCCCGCCCCTGA
- a CDS encoding ferritin-like domain-containing protein, with product MSSFLTDIKTIRERARAKMDEGPITDAYGADRKQVIEVLNEALATEIVCVLRYKRHYFMADGIAAGPVADEFLQHANEELGHADRIALRIVQLQGEPNFSPIGIEDRSHAEYVEGDTLVGMIKEDLVAERIAIESYAEIVQWLGDKDPTTRRLMEDILAVEEEHADDLLNLLADLEPTA from the coding sequence ATGTCCAGCTTTCTGACCGACATCAAGACCATCCGCGAGCGCGCGCGGGCGAAGATGGACGAGGGGCCGATCACCGACGCCTACGGGGCCGACCGCAAGCAGGTGATCGAGGTGCTCAACGAGGCGCTGGCCACCGAGATCGTGTGCGTGCTGCGCTACAAGCGCCACTACTTCATGGCCGACGGCATCGCCGCCGGGCCGGTGGCCGACGAGTTCCTGCAGCACGCCAACGAGGAGCTGGGCCACGCCGACCGCATCGCCCTGCGCATCGTGCAGCTGCAGGGCGAGCCGAACTTCTCGCCGATCGGCATCGAGGACCGCTCCCACGCCGAGTACGTCGAGGGCGACACCCTCGTCGGCATGATCAAGGAGGACCTGGTGGCGGAGCGCATCGCCATCGAGTCGTACGCCGAGATCGTGCAGTGGCTCGGCGACAAGGACCCGACGACCCGCCGCCTCATGGAGGACATCCTGGCCGTCGAGGAGGAGCACGCCGACGACCTCCTCAACCTCCTCGCCGACCTGGAGCCGACCGCCTGA
- a CDS encoding sigma-70 family RNA polymerase sigma factor — translation MADRARFTDQTMDLMPSLYSAALRMTRNRADAEDLVQETYLRAYRGFNGFEEGTNLKAWLYRILTNTYINSYRAKKRRPDETELDDVEDLYLYHRIGGLEAAMAGRSAEDELLDRFTESEVKEAVEELPENFRMAVLLADVEGFSYKEIAEILDIPIGTVMSRLHRGRKALQKRLYEFAVERNLTDADPTNAHV, via the coding sequence ATGGCCGATCGGGCACGGTTCACCGACCAGACGATGGATTTGATGCCGTCGCTGTACTCGGCGGCCCTGCGCATGACGCGCAACCGCGCCGACGCCGAGGACCTCGTCCAGGAGACCTACCTGCGGGCCTACCGGGGCTTCAACGGCTTCGAGGAGGGCACCAACCTCAAGGCCTGGCTGTACCGGATCCTCACGAACACGTACATCAACTCGTACCGAGCCAAGAAGCGCCGCCCCGACGAGACCGAGCTCGACGACGTGGAGGACCTCTACCTCTACCACCGCATCGGCGGGCTCGAGGCCGCGATGGCCGGTCGCAGCGCCGAGGACGAGCTGCTCGACCGCTTCACCGAGTCCGAGGTGAAGGAGGCCGTCGAGGAGCTGCCGGAGAACTTCCGCATGGCCGTTCTACTTGCGGACGTCGAGGGCTTCTCGTACAAAGAGATCGCGGAGATACTCGATATTCCGATCGGGACCGTCATGAGTCGGTTGCACCGGGGAAGAAAGGCGCTCCAGAAGCGGTTGTACGAGTTCGCCGTGGAGCGGAACCTCACCGACGCCGATCCCACGAATGCTCATGTCTGA
- the rsrA gene encoding mycothiol system anti-sigma-R factor, whose amino-acid sequence MSDCKDALHQLFDFLDGELTTDKKAAIQHHLDTCQPCAEPYDFEAELRLVIRKKCAEAVPESLMAKIRKAIEAEPVPPQ is encoded by the coding sequence ATGTCTGACTGCAAAGACGCACTCCATCAGCTCTTCGACTTCCTCGACGGCGAGCTGACCACAGACAAGAAGGCCGCGATCCAGCACCACCTGGACACGTGCCAGCCCTGCGCCGAGCCCTACGACTTCGAGGCCGAGCTGCGGCTCGTCATCCGCAAGAAGTGCGCGGAGGCCGTGCCCGAGTCGCTCATGGCGAAGATCCGCAAGGCCATCGAGGCGGAGCCGGTCCCGCCCCAATAG
- a CDS encoding sugar transferase — translation MGKTGGDRQMEHSGDSRAIEPRAGTGSTPASTATDERAVPRAWDPSATGDGPQADAPTLDRRDPRTAPTSRPGRSRAKRALDLVVVLAALPFMCVVGLLIAGIVVVTSGRPAFFVHQRVGRGGRTFGMLKFRTMHRDADAMLRSDPELWQQYVDNDFKLPPSMDSRVTPMGRFLRRASLDELPQLLNVLRGDMSLVGPRPIVPSELERYGEDGDAYMAVKPGLTGAWQVNGRSGVGYPERVGIDRDYVDSWTFWLDVKILVKTPLAVLTSRGAY, via the coding sequence ATGGGGAAGACTGGGGGCGACAGGCAGATGGAGCACTCCGGCGACAGCCGCGCCATTGAACCGCGGGCTGGGACGGGCAGCACGCCGGCCTCGACGGCGACTGACGAGCGCGCTGTGCCGCGCGCCTGGGATCCTTCTGCGACCGGCGACGGGCCACAGGCGGACGCCCCGACGCTCGATCGGCGGGATCCTCGGACGGCGCCGACGAGCCGCCCGGGCAGGTCACGTGCCAAGCGCGCGCTCGATCTCGTCGTCGTGCTGGCCGCGCTCCCGTTCATGTGCGTCGTCGGCCTGCTGATCGCCGGCATCGTCGTGGTGACGTCGGGCCGGCCGGCGTTCTTCGTCCACCAGCGCGTCGGGCGCGGCGGCCGCACGTTCGGGATGCTCAAGTTCCGCACCATGCACCGCGACGCCGACGCCATGCTCCGCAGCGACCCGGAGCTGTGGCAGCAGTACGTCGACAACGACTTCAAGCTGCCGCCGTCGATGGACAGCCGGGTCACGCCGATGGGCCGCTTCCTGCGCCGGGCGAGCCTCGACGAGCTGCCGCAGCTGCTCAACGTGCTGCGCGGCGACATGAGCCTGGTGGGACCCCGGCCGATCGTCCCCAGCGAGCTGGAGCGCTATGGCGAGGACGGCGACGCCTACATGGCCGTGAAGCCCGGGCTCACCGGGGCCTGGCAGGTGAACGGCCGGTCGGGCGTGGGCTACCCCGAGCGGGTGGGGATCGACCGCGACTACGTCGACAGCTGGACGTTCTGGCTCGACGTGAAGATCCTGGTGAAGACGCCGCTGGCGGTGCTCACCAGCCGCGGCGCCTACTGA
- a CDS encoding zinc-dependent metalloprotease encodes MAGPVDWGMAERVAIRVAGREPLAASYHYDRLTSDFAEVTTEAEELVAEATGLRSAGGPARARVVGRDGWVRANLASFERLLRPFTERLAERLDTHTGIRAVPAQVARRTAGLEVGVLLGWMSTRVLGQYDLLIIEDESPEDQDVVYYVGPNVLALEKRFGFPPREFRLWLALHEVTHRAQFTGIPWLREHFLSLVEKSLDAVDPDPKRFIDALGRVIDEVRAGRSPLDEGGIASLLAGPEQRELFGRIGGMMSLLEGHGDVTMDRAGEGRVPSAPRFSRALRDRRQQAGGMAKVAQRLLGIEAKMNQYRQGEAFIAYVEAHGGPDALEAAWRGPEWLPTLAEIRAPQEWLDRVRLSEELVG; translated from the coding sequence ATGGCCGGGCCGGTCGACTGGGGGATGGCCGAGCGGGTCGCGATCCGGGTCGCCGGTCGGGAGCCGCTGGCGGCGTCCTACCACTACGACCGCCTGACGTCCGACTTCGCCGAGGTCACCACCGAGGCCGAGGAGCTGGTGGCCGAGGCCACCGGGCTGCGCTCCGCCGGCGGTCCCGCCCGCGCCCGGGTGGTGGGCCGCGACGGCTGGGTCCGCGCCAACCTCGCCAGCTTCGAACGGTTGCTGCGGCCCTTCACCGAGCGACTGGCCGAGCGGCTCGACACCCACACGGGCATCCGCGCCGTGCCCGCGCAGGTCGCGCGCCGCACCGCGGGCCTCGAGGTGGGCGTGCTGCTGGGCTGGATGTCCACCCGGGTGCTGGGCCAGTACGACCTCCTGATCATCGAGGACGAGAGCCCCGAGGACCAGGACGTCGTCTACTACGTGGGCCCCAACGTGCTGGCGCTGGAGAAGCGCTTCGGCTTCCCGCCCCGGGAGTTCCGGCTGTGGCTGGCGCTCCACGAGGTCACCCACCGGGCCCAGTTCACCGGCATCCCCTGGCTGCGGGAGCACTTCCTGTCGCTGGTGGAGAAGTCGCTCGACGCCGTCGACCCCGACCCGAAGCGCTTCATCGACGCGCTGGGCCGGGTGATCGACGAGGTGCGCGCCGGCCGCAGCCCGCTCGACGAGGGCGGCATCGCCTCGCTGTTGGCCGGGCCGGAGCAGCGCGAGCTGTTCGGCCGCATCGGCGGGATGATGAGCCTGCTCGAGGGCCACGGCGACGTGACGATGGACCGGGCCGGCGAGGGCCGGGTGCCCTCGGCGCCGCGGTTCTCGCGGGCGCTGCGGGACCGGCGCCAGCAGGCCGGCGGCATGGCCAAGGTCGCCCAGCGCCTGCTGGGCATCGAGGCGAAGATGAACCAGTACCGGCAGGGCGAGGCCTTCATCGCCTACGTGGAGGCCCACGGCGGGCCGGACGCCCTGGAGGCCGCCTGGCGCGGTCCCGAGTGGCTCCCCACCCTCGCCGAGATCCGCGCCCCCCAGGAGTGGCTCGACCGTGTGCGCCTCTCCGAAGAGCTCGTCGGCTGA
- the tilS gene encoding tRNA lysidine(34) synthetase TilS — protein MTYSAKTEALLTRCTFPSAGTAVDVAVSGGADSLALLVLAVEAGCVVTAHHVDHGLRPGSADEATLVQAAAERFGAGSEAHRVDVEPGPNLEARARAARYAMLPEGVLTGHTADDQAETVLLNLLRGAGLDGLAGMAPERRPLRRLRRAETVELCRSLGLEPFHDPSNDDPAFRRNRVRHEVLPLLSDVAGRDVVPILARQADLLRDDAELLDALAADVTEIRDAPVALARRSIRRWLREAGGPERHPPDAATVARVLAVARGESVGCDVGGGWRVVRSKNRLTLQQPSD, from the coding sequence ATGACGTACTCAGCGAAGACAGAAGCGCTGTTGACCCGCTGCACGTTCCCGTCAGCGGGCACGGCGGTCGACGTGGCGGTATCGGGCGGGGCCGACTCCCTGGCGCTGCTGGTGCTGGCGGTCGAGGCGGGCTGCGTCGTCACCGCCCACCACGTCGACCACGGGTTGCGTCCCGGCTCCGCCGACGAGGCGACGCTCGTGCAGGCGGCGGCGGAGCGGTTCGGGGCAGGGTCCGAGGCACACCGGGTCGACGTCGAGCCGGGGCCGAACCTGGAGGCGCGGGCACGGGCGGCCCGCTACGCCATGCTGCCCGAGGGGGTGCTCACCGGCCACACCGCCGACGACCAGGCGGAGACGGTGCTGCTGAACCTGCTGCGGGGCGCCGGTCTCGACGGTCTGGCGGGGATGGCGCCGGAACGCCGTCCGCTGCGGCGGCTGCGCCGGGCCGAGACCGTCGAGCTGTGCCGGTCGCTCGGCCTGGAGCCCTTCCACGATCCCTCCAACGACGACCCGGCGTTCCGTCGCAACCGGGTCCGCCACGAGGTGCTGCCGCTCCTGTCCGACGTCGCCGGCCGTGACGTCGTCCCGATCCTCGCCCGTCAGGCCGACCTCCTCCGCGACGACGCCGAGCTGCTCGACGCCCTCGCCGCCGACGTCACCGAGATCCGCGACGCGCCGGTCGCCCTGGCCCGCCGCTCGATCCGGCGGTGGCTCCGCGAGGCGGGGGGTCCGGAGCGGCACCCGCCGGACGCCGCGACGGTCGCCCGGGTGCTGGCCGTGGCCCGTGGTGAGTCCGTCGGGTGCGACGTGGGCGGCGGGTGGCGGGTGGTCCGCTCGAAGAACCGGTTGACGCTGCAACAACCCTCTGACTGA
- the hpt gene encoding hypoxanthine phosphoribosyltransferase: MPPSSPPPEHHFDDPKLGPVVVSSAQIAERIKVMGAEITKDYEGRSPLFVCVLKGAFIFLADLVREVHLPVEVDFMAVSSYGASTKSSGVVRIVKDLEMDLLGRDVVLVEDIVDSGLTLNYLSKSLQARDPASLEVCALFVRQGNQKTALKLRYVGFEIPPSFVLGYGLDVAERFRNLPYVCEHAAE; this comes from the coding sequence ATGCCGCCCTCGTCGCCGCCGCCAGAGCATCACTTCGACGACCCGAAGCTCGGCCCCGTCGTGGTGTCGTCGGCCCAGATCGCCGAGCGCATCAAGGTCATGGGCGCCGAGATCACCAAGGACTACGAGGGCCGGTCGCCGCTGTTCGTCTGCGTCCTCAAGGGCGCCTTCATCTTCCTCGCCGACCTGGTGCGCGAGGTGCACCTGCCGGTGGAGGTCGACTTCATGGCGGTGTCGTCGTACGGGGCGTCCACCAAGTCGTCCGGCGTCGTCCGCATCGTGAAGGACCTGGAGATGGACCTGCTGGGCCGCGACGTGGTGCTGGTGGAGGACATCGTCGACTCGGGCCTCACCCTCAACTACCTCTCCAAGAGCCTCCAGGCCCGCGACCCCGCCAGCCTCGAGGTGTGCGCCCTGTTCGTGCGCCAGGGCAACCAGAAGACCGCGCTGAAGCTGCGCTACGTCGGCTTCGAGATCCCGCCGTCGTTCGTGCTCGGTTACGGGCTCGACGTCGCCGAGCGCTTCCGGAACCTTCCGTACGTCTGCGAGCACGCTGCGGAGTAG
- the ftsH gene encoding ATP-dependent zinc metalloprotease FtsH: MKRIPRSALVYLLIIFAVLFLGAQLLREGPEREDLDYTTFMDKVDDGDVVTATIKDKSHVVEGKLRDDSDYRATFVAESADEMVEELRDAEPAVEVTVDQQDESVWTSLLFSLLPMVILIGAFLLVLNAMQGGGGRVMQFGKSKAKQVSKDQPSVMFTDVAGCDEAVEELQEIKDFLQDPSRFQAIGARIPKGVLLYGPPGTGKTLLARAVAGEAGVPFFAISGSDFVEMFVGVGASRVRDLFEKAKEAAPAIVFVDEIDAVGRHRGSGMGGGHDEREQTLNQLLVEMDGFDAQTGVILIAATNRPDILDPALLRPGRFDRQIVVDQPDLEGRKAILDVHAKGKPLAGDVRLEVLARRTPGFTGADLANLMNEAALLTARRSAPDITMHALEESIDRVLAGPERKTRVMSEKEKLVIAYHEGGHTLVGHVLQGTDPIHKVSIVARGRALGWTLALPTEDKYLKTRTELVDSMTMLLGGRTAEEIVFGEPTTGASDDIERCTEIARKMVTTYGMSDRLGPQQLTTGGQTGFASPNGGGNESTYSDEVAGMIDREVRRLVDGAHDRARAILETHRSTLDRLADELVEKETLDDADLAEVFGPIDKGAGIEMPERSRDDEPYDDDYGRRVPVGAASMNISSVQVAVPAPTWRQRLSRWLGTRAPRPT, from the coding sequence GTGAAACGCATCCCTCGTTCGGCGCTCGTCTACCTGCTCATCATCTTCGCGGTCCTCTTCCTCGGTGCGCAGCTGCTGCGCGAGGGACCGGAGCGCGAAGACCTCGACTACACGACGTTCATGGACAAGGTCGACGACGGCGACGTCGTCACGGCCACGATCAAGGACAAGAGCCACGTCGTCGAGGGCAAGCTGCGGGACGACTCCGACTACCGGGCGACCTTCGTCGCCGAGTCGGCCGACGAGATGGTCGAGGAGCTGCGCGACGCCGAGCCCGCGGTCGAGGTCACCGTCGACCAGCAGGACGAGTCGGTGTGGACGTCGCTGCTGTTCAGCCTCCTTCCGATGGTGATCCTGATCGGGGCCTTCCTGCTGGTGCTCAACGCCATGCAGGGCGGCGGCGGACGGGTGATGCAGTTCGGCAAGTCGAAGGCCAAGCAGGTCAGCAAGGACCAGCCGTCGGTGATGTTCACCGACGTGGCCGGCTGCGACGAGGCCGTCGAGGAGCTGCAGGAGATCAAGGACTTCCTGCAGGACCCGTCGCGCTTCCAGGCCATCGGCGCCCGCATCCCCAAGGGCGTGCTGCTCTATGGCCCGCCGGGTACCGGCAAGACTCTGCTGGCCCGGGCGGTGGCCGGCGAAGCGGGCGTCCCGTTCTTCGCCATCTCCGGCTCCGACTTCGTCGAGATGTTCGTCGGCGTCGGCGCCAGCCGGGTGCGCGACCTGTTCGAGAAGGCCAAGGAAGCGGCGCCGGCGATCGTGTTCGTCGACGAGATCGACGCCGTCGGCCGCCACCGCGGCTCCGGCATGGGCGGCGGCCACGACGAGCGGGAGCAGACCCTCAACCAGCTGCTGGTCGAGATGGACGGGTTCGACGCCCAGACCGGCGTCATCCTGATCGCCGCCACCAACCGCCCCGACATCCTCGACCCGGCGCTGCTGCGGCCCGGGCGGTTCGACCGCCAGATCGTGGTCGACCAGCCCGACCTCGAGGGCCGCAAGGCCATCCTCGACGTGCACGCCAAGGGCAAGCCGTTGGCCGGTGACGTGCGGCTCGAGGTGCTGGCCCGGCGCACCCCCGGCTTCACCGGCGCCGACCTCGCCAACCTCATGAACGAGGCGGCCCTGCTGACGGCCCGCCGCAGCGCCCCCGACATCACCATGCACGCGCTGGAGGAGTCGATCGACCGGGTGCTGGCCGGCCCCGAACGCAAGACCCGGGTGATGTCCGAGAAGGAGAAGCTGGTCATCGCCTACCACGAGGGCGGCCACACGCTGGTCGGCCACGTGCTGCAGGGCACCGACCCGATCCACAAGGTGTCGATCGTCGCCCGCGGCCGGGCGCTGGGCTGGACGCTCGCCCTCCCCACCGAGGACAAGTACCTGAAGACCCGCACGGAGCTGGTCGACTCGATGACCATGCTGCTGGGTGGGCGCACCGCCGAGGAGATCGTCTTCGGCGAGCCGACCACCGGCGCCAGCGACGACATCGAGCGCTGCACCGAGATCGCCCGCAAGATGGTCACCACCTACGGGATGAGCGACCGACTGGGTCCGCAGCAGCTGACCACGGGCGGCCAGACCGGCTTCGCCAGCCCCAACGGCGGCGGCAACGAGAGCACCTACTCCGACGAGGTGGCCGGCATGATCGACCGCGAGGTGCGGCGGCTGGTCGACGGTGCCCACGACCGGGCCCGGGCCATCCTGGAGACCCACCGGTCGACGCTCGACCGCCTGGCCGACGAGCTGGTCGAGAAGGAGACCCTCGACGACGCCGACCTGGCCGAGGTGTTCGGCCCGATCGACAAGGGCGCCGGCATCGAGATGCCCGAGCGTTCGCGCGACGACGAGCCCTACGACGACGACTACGGCCGGCGCGTGCCGGTGGGCGCGGCGTCGATGAACATCTCCAGCGTGCAGGTGGCGGTGCCTGCCCCGACCTGGCGGCAGCGTCTCTCGCGCTGGCTGGGCACCCGGGCACCGCGGCCGACATGA
- the folE gene encoding GTP cyclohydrolase I FolE, which yields MTDGNGKRGDTRTDSQIDQPRIARAVREILEAIGEDPDRDGLQNTPDRVARMYAEITSGLHEQADTHLSVTFEAGHDEMVMVRDIPVYSLCEHHMLPFVGKAHVAYIPGDDGQITGLSKLARLVDAYAKRLQVQEKLTVQIADEIDSTLLPKGVMVVIEAEHLCMTMRGVRKPGATTVTSAVRGLFRTNVATREEAMRFVVGQR from the coding sequence ATGACCGACGGCAACGGCAAGCGCGGCGACACCCGCACCGACAGCCAGATCGACCAGCCCCGCATCGCCAGGGCGGTGCGGGAGATCCTCGAGGCCATCGGCGAGGACCCCGACCGCGACGGCCTGCAGAACACCCCCGACCGGGTCGCCCGCATGTACGCGGAGATCACCTCCGGGCTCCACGAGCAGGCCGACACCCACCTGTCGGTCACGTTCGAGGCCGGTCACGACGAGATGGTCATGGTCCGCGACATCCCCGTCTACTCGCTCTGTGAGCACCACATGCTGCCCTTCGTGGGCAAGGCGCATGTGGCGTACATCCCCGGCGACGACGGGCAGATCACCGGGCTGTCGAAGCTGGCCCGGCTGGTCGACGCCTACGCCAAGCGGCTGCAGGTGCAGGAGAAGCTCACCGTGCAGATCGCCGACGAGATCGACAGCACCCTGCTGCCCAAGGGTGTGATGGTGGTGATCGAGGCCGAGCACCTGTGCATGACCATGCGCGGCGTGCGCAAGCCGGGGGCCACCACGGTGACCTCGGCCGTGCGGGGCCTGTTCCGCACCAACGTGGCCACCCGCGAGGAAGCGATGCGTTTCGTGGTCGGCCAGCGCTGA
- the folP gene encoding dihydropteroate synthase, with the protein MPPLVMGVVNVTPDSFSDGGRYLDHAAAIAHGRALVAQGADIVDVGGESTRPGADPVPSADELGRVLPVVEGLVAAGVRVSIDTRKADVAEAAVAAGASLINDVSATLADVAAATGAGFVAMHMLGDPRTMQREPQYRDVVAEVRDFLVERAEAAVKAGVGEVWIDPGIGFGKNLEHNLDLLANLDDLVATGFPVVVATSRKSSLGVLLGQADRAGATPPVHDRLEGSLATAAWALWRGAAMVRVHEVAETMRVVRKVRALMAAA; encoded by the coding sequence GTGCCTCCGCTGGTGATGGGTGTCGTCAACGTCACCCCTGACTCGTTTTCCGACGGTGGGCGGTACCTCGACCACGCAGCCGCGATCGCCCACGGACGGGCTCTCGTGGCGCAGGGGGCCGACATCGTCGACGTGGGCGGCGAGTCGACCCGGCCGGGTGCCGACCCCGTCCCCTCGGCCGACGAGCTGGGCCGCGTCCTGCCGGTGGTGGAGGGCCTCGTCGCCGCGGGCGTGCGGGTCTCGATCGACACCCGCAAGGCCGACGTGGCCGAGGCCGCGGTGGCGGCCGGGGCGAGCCTGATCAACGACGTGTCGGCGACGCTCGCCGACGTGGCCGCGGCGACCGGGGCCGGCTTCGTCGCCATGCACATGCTGGGCGACCCCCGCACCATGCAGCGCGAGCCCCAGTACCGCGACGTGGTCGCCGAGGTGCGCGACTTCCTGGTCGAGCGGGCCGAGGCGGCGGTGAAGGCGGGCGTCGGCGAGGTGTGGATCGACCCCGGCATCGGGTTCGGCAAGAACCTCGAGCACAACCTCGATCTCCTGGCCAACCTCGACGACCTGGTCGCCACGGGGTTCCCGGTGGTGGTCGCCACCAGCCGCAAGAGCTCGCTGGGCGTGCTCCTCGGCCAGGCCGATCGGGCGGGCGCAACGCCCCCGGTGCACGACCGGCTCGAGGGATCGTTGGCCACCGCGGCGTGGGCTCTGTGGCGCGGCGCGGCGATGGTTCGGGTCCACGAAGTTGCGGAGACCATGCGGGTGGTGCGCAAAGTGCGGGCGCTAATGGCGGCGGCATGA
- the folB gene encoding dihydroneopterin aldolase, which produces MTDRIDRIELRGLVVMARVGVLPFEQEQDQPIELDVDVVTDLRAAGASDVLTDTIHYGEVCAVVEAAMQKESVGLLERLATVVAEAVLAVDVRIAAVEVAARKLRPPVPQQLATSGVRITRSRPAA; this is translated from the coding sequence GTGACCGACCGGATCGACCGGATCGAGCTGCGCGGCCTGGTCGTCATGGCCCGGGTGGGCGTGTTGCCCTTCGAGCAGGAGCAGGACCAGCCGATCGAGCTCGACGTCGACGTGGTGACCGACCTGCGGGCGGCCGGCGCGTCGGACGTCCTCACCGACACGATCCACTACGGCGAGGTCTGTGCGGTCGTCGAGGCCGCCATGCAGAAGGAGTCGGTGGGGCTGCTGGAGCGGCTGGCGACGGTGGTGGCCGAGGCGGTGCTCGCCGTCGACGTGCGCATCGCCGCCGTCGAGGTGGCGGCCCGCAAGCTGCGTCCGCCCGTGCCGCAGCAGCTCGCCACCTCCGGGGTGCGGATCACCCGCTCCCGACCGGCGGCGTGA